In the Vicinamibacteria bacterium genome, one interval contains:
- a CDS encoding extradiol dioxygenase, protein MITGAHSIIYSTKPEADRAFFRDVLALTHVDVGDGWLIFGLPPAEVAVHPAKKNDVHELYLMCDEVETFVEDMRKRRLACDDVQNLGWGLLTQLTLPGGGKLGVYQPRHARPKAMTAKRTKAGRRRRTKGPGTKPAKKKKAGKR, encoded by the coding sequence ATGATTACCGGAGCCCATTCGATCATCTACAGTACGAAACCCGAGGCCGACCGCGCGTTTTTCCGTGACGTGCTCGCGTTGACGCACGTCGATGTGGGCGATGGCTGGCTCATCTTCGGTTTGCCGCCCGCGGAAGTGGCCGTGCACCCGGCGAAGAAGAACGACGTACACGAGCTCTACCTCATGTGCGATGAGGTGGAAACGTTCGTCGAGGATATGCGAAAGCGCCGCCTGGCATGCGATGACGTGCAGAATCTCGGCTGGGGATTGCTCACCCAATTGACTCTCCCCGGAGGCGGCAAGCTCGGGGTCTATCAGCCCCGGCATGCGCGTCCGAAAGCGATGACTGCGAAGCGCACGAAAGCGGGCAGGCGACGACGGACGAAGGGACCGGGAACCAAGCCAGCTAAGAAGAAGAAGGCGGGAAAGCGCTAA
- a CDS encoding type II toxin-antitoxin system VapC family toxin encodes MILDTTVLVDLQRELRRREPGAATDLLGRYADEPVSVAFVTWMEFAEGYEDSRREDCERFLSPFPVLWPDIEVSWEASRIARRLSAEGRAIGDHDAWIAALGLRLDRPVVTRNEEHFRRVQGLDVWSY; translated from the coding sequence GTGATCCTGGACACGACCGTGCTGGTCGATCTCCAGCGCGAACTGCGGCGCCGAGAACCTGGCGCCGCCACCGATCTCCTGGGGCGCTACGCGGACGAGCCGGTGAGTGTCGCCTTCGTGACCTGGATGGAGTTCGCCGAGGGTTACGAGGATTCGCGGCGGGAAGATTGCGAACGCTTTCTCTCGCCCTTCCCGGTTCTCTGGCCTGACATCGAAGTGAGCTGGGAGGCCAGCCGAATCGCACGTCGGCTCTCAGCCGAAGGCCGCGCAATCGGCGACCACGATGCCTGGATCGCGGCTCTGGGTCTTCGACTCGACCGACCCGTGGTCACTCGCAACGAAGAACACTTCCGGCGAGTTCAGGGTCTCGACGTCTGGTCGTACTGA